A genomic window from Parasteatoda tepidariorum isolate YZ-2023 chromosome 10, CAS_Ptep_4.0, whole genome shotgun sequence includes:
- the LOC107439573 gene encoding F-box/LRR-repeat protein 6, translating to MAHILDLPKEILLIIFNYILQSENQKYFLSSISKVCKAWELVCQDAHFWRKIDGSLPLNALFGKSKNGSFLKTEELICGPTVNLNYFENLDELFAGMPNLKSINFSKVLHLDKQVIKCLKKHCKNVSSIKLPKKDISITLLDELLENHGQNLLVLDLSGQSFNLKKALLAVSKSCFNLEELVLQNVDCVNAFPLKEIQENCSKMKVLRLGMPIKFSKYSNSENLPGFPMLEVFSHPNIELCDRYNQPGSCEFFDKDLRNLLSNSPLLKLLDIRGSLYITVNGILALPATHVESLYLSMSKLCLTGNILEILNKWIRSLRSVDISRMTSFRINEVLVDVTKNGRMINLEQLDLNNTKINAETIIKIIENCANLNSVNLSSCREVGRGCMREFKNRSDLLKLHEKLLCRLNE from the coding sequence ATGGCGCATATACTAGATTTACCCAAAGAAATacttctcattatttttaactacatcCTTCAATctgaaaaccaaaaatattttttatcttcaatcTCAAAGGTTTGCAAAGCATGGGAATTGGTCTGTCAAGATGCTCATTTTTGGCGTAAAATTGATGGATCTTTGCCACTAAATGCTTTGTTTGGAAAAAGCAAAAATGGCTCTTTCCTTAAAACTGAAGAATTAATTTGTGGTCCAACggttaatttaaactattttgaaaatttagatgaACTGTTTGCTGGAATGccgaatttaaaatcaataaatttctcTAAAGTTCTGCATTTAGACAAACAAGTAATCAAATGTCTTaaaaaacactgtaaaaatgtaTCTTCAATAAAACTTCCAAAAAAGGATATTTCAATTACTTTACTCGATGAACTATTAGAAAATCATGGGcagaatttattagttttagacTTATCAGGACAAtcattcaatttaaagaaagcTCTGCTTGCAGTTTCAAAATCTTGTTTCAATCTTGAAGAGCTCGTACTTCAAAATGTAGATTGTGTCAATGcatttcctttaaaagaaattcaagaaaACTGTTCTAAGATGAAAGTGTTGCGATTGGGTATGCCTAtaaaattctctaaatattcaaattctgAAAATCTTCCTGGTTTTCCTATGCTAGAGGTGTTTTCTCATCCGAATATTGAACTATGTGATAGATATAATCAACCTGGAAGCTGCGAGTTTTTTGATAAAGATTTGCGAAATCTACTTTCAAACTCACCTTTACTAAAGTTATTGGATATAAGAGGTAGTCTATATATTACTGTTAATGGGATTTTAGCATTGCCGGCCACTCATGtagaaagtttatatttatctatGTCTAAACTTTGTTTAACGGGAAAtatccttgaaattttgaataagtgGATCAGAAGCCTTCGTAGCGTGGACATTTCAAGAATGACTTCATTTCGTATAAATGAGGTATTGGTTGATGTAACAAAAAATGGTAGAATGATTAATTTAGAGCAGttagatttaaataacacaaaGATCAATGCAGAAACAATTATTAAGATCATAGAGAACTGTGCAAATCTCAATTCTGTCAACTTATCATCTTGTCGAGAGGTCGGTAGAGGTTGCATGcgtgaatttaaaaatagatctgATTTGTTAAAACTACATGAAAAGCTTTTATGTCGacttaatgaataa